In the Ctenopharyngodon idella isolate HZGC_01 chromosome 4, HZGC01, whole genome shotgun sequence genome, one interval contains:
- the LOC127511155 gene encoding gastrula zinc finger protein XlCGF57.1-like isoform X3, translating to MMLKEETAVLNEMDENDQYKNHPDFITGEKTCSQTENTSSQKRGKKTESKSSFICQQCGKSCNQHENLKVHMRIHTGEKPHNCQQCGKRFSQKVHLNRHMRIHTGEKCRTCQQCGKTFAEKVSLKRHMRVHTGEKPFTCPQCGKSFTCKGNLKVHMRIHTGENPYICQQCGNTFNLKGSLKKHMRTHTGEKPYTCPQCEISFTLKESLNRHMRTHTGEKPYTCPQCGKTFAEKVSLNRHMRIHTGEKPYTCPQCGKSFTQIGNLKVHMSVHAGEKPFTCKQCGKSFNRKGNLNCHMRIHSEESLFSCQQCGISFTQKGSFNRHIRIHTREKPYTCQQCGISFTQIGSFNRHTRLHSGEKPYMCTQCGKSFNQKRHFKDHMRIHTGEQPYTCPQCGKSFNQKQHFKDHIRIHTGEKPFTCQQCGKSFNRKGILNRHMRVHTGEKPFTCGHCGKSFGYKIALKYHMSIHV from the coding sequence ATGATGCTGAAAGAGGAGACTGCAGTACTGAATGAAATGGATGAGAATGATCAATATAAGAATCATCCTGATTTCATAACTGGAGAAAAAACTTGTTCACAGACTGAAAATACTTCCTCACAAAAAAGGGGTAAAAAGACAGAAAGTAAAAGTAGTTTCATctgtcaacagtgtggaaagagttgcAACCAACATGAAAatcttaaagtccacatgagaattcacacaggagagaagcctcataactgccaacagtgtggaaagcgTTTCTCTCAAAAAGTACACCTTAACAGACATATGAGAATTCACACAGGAGAGAAGTGTCGTACctgtcaacagtgtggaaagactttTGCTGAAAAAGTAAGCCTTAAAAgacacatgagagttcacactggagagaagcctttcacatgtcctcagtgtggaaagagtttcacttgtaaaggaaaccttaaagtccacatgagaattcatactggagagaaccCTTATATCTGTCAACAATGTGGAAACACATTCAATCTAAAAGGAAGTCTTAAAAAGCACATGAgaactcacactggagagaagccttacacctgccctcagtgtgaAATAAGTTTCACTCTGAAAGAAAGCCTTAATAGACACATGAGAACTCACACAGGAGAGAAACCCTACACAtgtcctcagtgtggaaagactttTGCTGAAAAAGTAAGCCTTAACagacacatgagaattcacactggagagaagccttacacatgccctcagtgtggaaagagtttcactcaaattggaaaccttaaagtccacatgagcgTTCAtgctggagagaagcctttcacctgcaaacagtgtggaaaaagtttcaaccgaaaaggaaaccttaattgccacatgagaattcactcTGAAGAGAGCCTTTTCAGCTGCCAACAATGTGGAATaagtttcactcaaaaaggaaGCTTTAACAGACACATTAGAATTCACACtagagagaagccttacacctgccaacagtgtggaataAGTTTCACTCAAATAGGAAGCTTTAACAGACACACAAGACTTCACTCTGGAGAGAAACCCTACAtgtgcactcagtgtggaaagagtttcaatcaAAAACGACACTTTAAagaccacatgagaattcacactggagagcaACCCTACACAtgtcctcagtgtggaaagagtttcaatcaAAAACAACACTTTAAAGACCAcataagaattcacactggagagaagcctttcacctgccaacaatgtggaaaaagtttcaaccGAAAAGGAATCCTTAACAggcacatgagagttcacactggagagaagccgtttaCATGTGGTCACTGTGGGAAAAGTTTTGGGTATAAAATAGCCCTTAAGTACCACATGAGTATTCACGTATGA
- the LOC127511155 gene encoding gastrula zinc finger protein XlCGF57.1-like isoform X2 → MAFIKEESEDMKIEETFRVKQEETEEQTDLMMLKEETAVLNEMDENDQYKNHPDFITGEKTCSQTENTSSQKRGKKTESKSSFICQQCGKSCNQHENLKVHMRIHTGEKPHNCQQCGKRFSQKVHLNRHMRIHTGEKCRTCQQCGKTFAEKVSLKRHMRVHTGEKPFTCPQCGKSFTCKGNLKVHMRIHTGENPYICQQCGNTFNLKGSLKKHMRTHTGEKPYTCPQCEISFTLKESLNRHMRTHTGEKPYTCPQCGKTFAEKVSLNRHMRIHTGEKPYTCPQCGKSFTQIGNLKVHMSVHAGEKPFTCKQCGKSFNRKGNLNCHMRIHSEESLFSCQQCGISFTQKGSFNRHIRIHTREKPYTCQQCGISFTQIGSFNRHTRLHSGEKPYMCTQCGKSFNQKRHFKDHMRIHTGEQPYTCPQCGKSFNQKQHFKDHIRIHTGEKPFTCQQCGKSFNRKGILNRHMRVHTGEKPFTCGHCGKSFGYKIALKYHMSIHV, encoded by the exons atggcgtttattaaagaggagagtgaagacatgaagattgaagaaacattcagagtgaaacaagaagaaactgaggaacaaacag ACCTGATGATGCTGAAAGAGGAGACTGCAGTACTGAATGAAATGGATGAGAATGATCAATATAAGAATCATCCTGATTTCATAACTGGAGAAAAAACTTGTTCACAGACTGAAAATACTTCCTCACAAAAAAGGGGTAAAAAGACAGAAAGTAAAAGTAGTTTCATctgtcaacagtgtggaaagagttgcAACCAACATGAAAatcttaaagtccacatgagaattcacacaggagagaagcctcataactgccaacagtgtggaaagcgTTTCTCTCAAAAAGTACACCTTAACAGACATATGAGAATTCACACAGGAGAGAAGTGTCGTACctgtcaacagtgtggaaagactttTGCTGAAAAAGTAAGCCTTAAAAgacacatgagagttcacactggagagaagcctttcacatgtcctcagtgtggaaagagtttcacttgtaaaggaaaccttaaagtccacatgagaattcatactggagagaaccCTTATATCTGTCAACAATGTGGAAACACATTCAATCTAAAAGGAAGTCTTAAAAAGCACATGAgaactcacactggagagaagccttacacctgccctcagtgtgaAATAAGTTTCACTCTGAAAGAAAGCCTTAATAGACACATGAGAACTCACACAGGAGAGAAACCCTACACAtgtcctcagtgtggaaagactttTGCTGAAAAAGTAAGCCTTAACagacacatgagaattcacactggagagaagccttacacatgccctcagtgtggaaagagtttcactcaaattggaaaccttaaagtccacatgagcgTTCAtgctggagagaagcctttcacctgcaaacagtgtggaaaaagtttcaaccgaaaaggaaaccttaattgccacatgagaattcactcTGAAGAGAGCCTTTTCAGCTGCCAACAATGTGGAATaagtttcactcaaaaaggaaGCTTTAACAGACACATTAGAATTCACACtagagagaagccttacacctgccaacagtgtggaataAGTTTCACTCAAATAGGAAGCTTTAACAGACACACAAGACTTCACTCTGGAGAGAAACCCTACAtgtgcactcagtgtggaaagagtttcaatcaAAAACGACACTTTAAagaccacatgagaattcacactggagagcaACCCTACACAtgtcctcagtgtggaaagagtttcaatcaAAAACAACACTTTAAAGACCAcataagaattcacactggagagaagcctttcacctgccaacaatgtggaaaaagtttcaaccGAAAAGGAATCCTTAACAggcacatgagagttcacactggagagaagccgtttaCATGTGGTCACTGTGGGAAAAGTTTTGGGTATAAAATAGCCCTTAAGTACCACATGAGTATTCACGTATGA
- the LOC127511214 gene encoding gastrula zinc finger protein XlCGF8.2DB-like, translated as MAFIKEESEDIKVVFIKEENEDINMVFIKEESEDIKIAFIKEENEDMEIKETFSLKHEDTEEQTDLMALKEESQELNEMEEKDHDFITGEKSTQTKKNSSQKRAQKTISDSCFTCQQCGQSFTQKQNLKVHMRVHTGDKPIACQQCGQSFTRKGNLYVHMRNHTGEKPFTCQQCGQSFARKGNLNAHMRVHTGEKPCTCKLCGKSFSRKECLTTHMRIHTGEKPFVCGQCGKSFRCKENLNQHTRIHSKEKRFMCHHCGRSFRNGHHLKNHVITHTVEKPFTCHHCGKSFKHKGNLNIHIRLHTGEKPFTCPQCEKSFTYRRDLKRHLQTHFGMQL; from the exons atggcgtttattaaagaggagagtgaggaCATAAAAGTggtgtttattaaagaggagaatGAAGATATAAATATggtgtttattaaagaggagagtgaagataTAAAGATTgcatttattaaagaggagaatGAAGACATGGAGATTAAAGAAACATTCAGTTTGAAACATGAAGACAccgaggaacaaacag ACCTGATGGCACTGAAAGAAGAGAGTCAAGAACTGAATGAAATGGAAGAGAAAGATCATGATTTCATTACGGGAGAAAAATCCACACAGACTAAAAAGAATTCCTCACAAAAAAgagctcagaaaaccatatctGACAGTTGTtttacctgccaacagtgtggacagagtttcactcaaaaacaaaaccttaaagtccacatgagagttcacactggagataAACCTATcgcctgccaacagtgtggacagAGTTTTACACGTAAAGGAAACCTTTATGTCCACATGAGAaaccacactggagagaagcctttcacctgccaacagtgtggacagAGTTTTGCACGTAAAGGAAACCTTAATgcccacatgagagttcacactggagagaagccttgcACCTGCAAATtgtgtgggaagagcttctCACGAAAAGAATGTCTTACgactcacatgagaattcacactggagagaagccgtttgTATGtggtcagtgtggaaagagtttcagatgTAAAGAAAACCTTAATCAGCACACGAGGATTCACTCGAAAGAAAAACGTTTCATGTGTCATCATTGTGGAAGGAGTTTCAGAAACGGCCATCACCTTAAGAATCATGTAATAACTCACACTgtagagaagcctttcacctgccatcactgtggaaagagtttcaaacaTAAAGGAAACCTTAACATTCACATAAGgcttcacactggagagaagcctttcacgtgtcctcagtgtgagaagagtttcACGTATCGAAGAGATTTGAAACGTCATTTGCAAACTCATTTTGGAATGCAACTGTAG
- the LOC127511155 gene encoding gastrula zinc finger protein XlCGF57.1-like isoform X1, translating to MAFIKEESEDLKMVFIKEESEDIKVEETFRVKQEETEEQTDLMMLKEETAVLNEMDENDQYKNHPDFITGEKTCSQTENTSSQKRGKKTESKSSFICQQCGKSCNQHENLKVHMRIHTGEKPHNCQQCGKRFSQKVHLNRHMRIHTGEKCRTCQQCGKTFAEKVSLKRHMRVHTGEKPFTCPQCGKSFTCKGNLKVHMRIHTGENPYICQQCGNTFNLKGSLKKHMRTHTGEKPYTCPQCEISFTLKESLNRHMRTHTGEKPYTCPQCGKTFAEKVSLNRHMRIHTGEKPYTCPQCGKSFTQIGNLKVHMSVHAGEKPFTCKQCGKSFNRKGNLNCHMRIHSEESLFSCQQCGISFTQKGSFNRHIRIHTREKPYTCQQCGISFTQIGSFNRHTRLHSGEKPYMCTQCGKSFNQKRHFKDHMRIHTGEQPYTCPQCGKSFNQKQHFKDHIRIHTGEKPFTCQQCGKSFNRKGILNRHMRVHTGEKPFTCGHCGKSFGYKIALKYHMSIHV from the coding sequence ACCTGATGATGCTGAAAGAGGAGACTGCAGTACTGAATGAAATGGATGAGAATGATCAATATAAGAATCATCCTGATTTCATAACTGGAGAAAAAACTTGTTCACAGACTGAAAATACTTCCTCACAAAAAAGGGGTAAAAAGACAGAAAGTAAAAGTAGTTTCATctgtcaacagtgtggaaagagttgcAACCAACATGAAAatcttaaagtccacatgagaattcacacaggagagaagcctcataactgccaacagtgtggaaagcgTTTCTCTCAAAAAGTACACCTTAACAGACATATGAGAATTCACACAGGAGAGAAGTGTCGTACctgtcaacagtgtggaaagactttTGCTGAAAAAGTAAGCCTTAAAAgacacatgagagttcacactggagagaagcctttcacatgtcctcagtgtggaaagagtttcacttgtaaaggaaaccttaaagtccacatgagaattcatactggagagaaccCTTATATCTGTCAACAATGTGGAAACACATTCAATCTAAAAGGAAGTCTTAAAAAGCACATGAgaactcacactggagagaagccttacacctgccctcagtgtgaAATAAGTTTCACTCTGAAAGAAAGCCTTAATAGACACATGAGAACTCACACAGGAGAGAAACCCTACACAtgtcctcagtgtggaaagactttTGCTGAAAAAGTAAGCCTTAACagacacatgagaattcacactggagagaagccttacacatgccctcagtgtggaaagagtttcactcaaattggaaaccttaaagtccacatgagcgTTCAtgctggagagaagcctttcacctgcaaacagtgtggaaaaagtttcaaccgaaaaggaaaccttaattgccacatgagaattcactcTGAAGAGAGCCTTTTCAGCTGCCAACAATGTGGAATaagtttcactcaaaaaggaaGCTTTAACAGACACATTAGAATTCACACtagagagaagccttacacctgccaacagtgtggaataAGTTTCACTCAAATAGGAAGCTTTAACAGACACACAAGACTTCACTCTGGAGAGAAACCCTACAtgtgcactcagtgtggaaagagtttcaatcaAAAACGACACTTTAAagaccacatgagaattcacactggagagcaACCCTACACAtgtcctcagtgtggaaagagtttcaatcaAAAACAACACTTTAAAGACCAcataagaattcacactggagagaagcctttcacctgccaacaatgtggaaaaagtttcaaccGAAAAGGAATCCTTAACAggcacatgagagttcacactggagagaagccgtttaCATGTGGTCACTGTGGGAAAAGTTTTGGGTATAAAATAGCCCTTAAGTACCACATGAGTATTCACGTATGA
- the LOC127511235 gene encoding gastrula zinc finger protein XlCGF57.1-like: protein MRIHTRERPFICQQCGKSFNRKGNLKDHMRVHTGESPFICQQCGISFTQKGSLNRHIRIHTGEKRYTCHQCGKRFNQIGRFEDHLRIHSGEKPFACKQCGNRFTLKESLNRHMKIHDGEKSFTCSQCGKTFDQHGKLQVHMRIHNGEKPYTCPQCGKSFNQIRHFEDHIRIHSGEKPFTCKQCGKNFNQKRNLYRHMRTHTGEKPYTYSQCGETIIQNRNLKVHKRVYSGESPFTCQQCGNGFTRKGSLNRHMAIHSGESPFTCKQCGKGFNQKRNLYRHMRTHNGEKPYTYHQYGKTIV, encoded by the coding sequence atgagaattcacactagAGAGAGACCTTTCATctgtcaacagtgtggaaagagtttcaatagaaaaggaaaccttaaagaccacatgagagttcacactggagagagccctttcatctgccaacagtgtggaataagtttcactcaaaaaggaaGCCTTAACAGGCAcataagaattcacactggagagaaacgcTACACATGCCATCAGTGTGGAAAGCGTTTCAATCAGATAGGACGCTTTGAAGACCATTTAAGAATTCACagtggagagaagcctttcgcTTGCAAACAGTGTGGAAACAGATTCACTCTCAAAGAAAGCCTTAATAGACACATGAAAATTCACGACGGAGAGAAGTCTTTCacatgctctcagtgtggaaagactttTGATCAACATGGAAAACTtcaagtccacatgagaatccATAATGGAGAGAAACCCTACacatgccctcagtgtggaaagagtttcaatcaAATAAGACACTTTGAAGACCACATAAGAATTCACagtggagagaagcctttcacctgcaaACAATGTGGGAAAAATTTCAACCAAAAAAGAAACCTATATAGGCACATGAgaactcacactggagagaaaccataTACATACTCTCAGTGTGGAGAGACTATCATTCAAAACAGGAaccttaaagtccacaagaGAGTTTACTCTGGAGAGAGCCCTTTCacttgccaacagtgtggaaacgGATTCACTCGCAAAGGAAGCCTTAATAGACACATGGCAATTCACAGTGGAGAGAGTCCTTTCACCTGCAAGCAATGTGGGAAGGGTTTCAACCAAAAAAGAAACCTATACAGGCACATGAGAACTCACAATGGAGAGAAGCCTTATACATACCATCAGTATGGAAAGACTATAGTTTAA